A region from the Paenibacillus humicola genome encodes:
- a CDS encoding FusB/FusC family EF-G-binding protein has protein sequence MCKPFIRNHHYNLIKKQAGLLQHACSTVSDPKVVESVRYGVLAKIAEAFPDASDAQMRKLEKLAELNSAAEFQAYLKALEPDVLEFAETTERQLKKLFPKIKKLKTPALTGIDRSFLTYLGWTDIAANKMYLVYELHGRLVGIEGRFTPVGRKGVCFLCSKHEEIALFSATTKWKPAGASPDYYKAIGNYLCANSRACNRNITDVAALEKFMQDVLGQRQ, from the coding sequence ATGTGCAAACCGTTTATTAGAAACCATCACTATAACCTGATCAAGAAGCAGGCCGGACTGCTGCAGCATGCCTGCAGCACGGTGTCCGATCCGAAAGTCGTGGAATCGGTACGATACGGCGTGCTGGCTAAAATCGCCGAGGCGTTCCCGGATGCGTCGGACGCGCAGATGAGGAAGCTGGAGAAGCTGGCGGAGCTGAATTCGGCTGCGGAATTCCAGGCGTATTTGAAGGCGCTCGAGCCGGATGTGCTGGAGTTTGCCGAAACGACCGAGCGGCAGCTGAAAAAGCTGTTCCCGAAAATCAAAAAGCTGAAGACGCCCGCTTTGACCGGCATCGACCGCAGCTTTCTGACCTATCTCGGCTGGACCGATATTGCGGCGAATAAAATGTACCTCGTCTACGAGCTGCACGGCCGGCTCGTCGGCATCGAGGGGAGATTTACGCCGGTGGGCAGGAAAGGCGTCTGCTTTCTGTGCAGCAAGCACGAAGAGATCGCGCTGTTCTCGGCAACGACGAAATGGAAGCCGGCAGGCGCCTCGCCCGATTATTATAAGGCCATCGGGAATTATCTCTGCGCGAACAGCCGCGCATGCAACCGCAACATTACCGATGTCGCCGCATTGGAGAAGTTTATGCAGGACGTTTTAGGGCAGCGCCAATAG
- a CDS encoding MBL fold metallo-hydrolase, giving the protein MKAERVSEHIWSLRTWIIIPIRVWIVVEEDGVVLVDAGIGAMARGILAFIDKLDAGPLKAIVLTHGHSDHTGSVKAILRNRQVPVYADGIELPYMEGEQPYPRRKKAVPFLPKGIARPLPEAGGEPAPFGSLTPFRTPGHSPGHVAYYHERDGVLLAGDLFTSKRGRLQRPMPMFTADMADAVRSGAIVKKLRPASVEICHGGPVLHPAEQYDAYARKAGTVNNGLSL; this is encoded by the coding sequence ATGAAAGCGGAGCGTGTATCGGAACATATTTGGAGCCTGAGAACGTGGATAATCATCCCCATCCGCGTATGGATCGTCGTGGAAGAGGACGGCGTGGTGCTGGTCGATGCAGGGATCGGCGCCATGGCCCGGGGAATTCTCGCGTTTATCGATAAGCTGGACGCCGGCCCGCTTAAAGCGATCGTATTGACGCACGGGCACTCCGATCATACCGGATCGGTGAAGGCGATTTTGCGGAACAGGCAGGTCCCGGTTTACGCGGACGGCATCGAGCTGCCGTACATGGAAGGCGAGCAGCCCTATCCCCGCCGCAAGAAAGCGGTCCCGTTCCTGCCGAAGGGCATCGCCCGTCCGCTTCCGGAAGCGGGAGGCGAGCCGGCGCCGTTCGGTTCGCTGACGCCTTTCCGGACGCCGGGGCATTCGCCCGGCCATGTCGCTTACTACCACGAACGGGACGGAGTGCTGCTGGCCGGCGACCTGTTCACCTCGAAGCGGGGCCGGCTGCAGCGGCCGATGCCGATGTTCACGGCCGATATGGCGGATGCGGTTCGCAGCGGCGCGATCGTGAAGAAGCTCCGCCCGGCCAGCGTCGAAATTTGCCACGGCGGACCGGTCCTTCACCCCGCGGAGCAGTACGACGCGTACGCGCGGAAGGCAGGGACTGTAAATAACGGATTGAGCCTATGA
- a CDS encoding metalloregulator ArsR/SmtB family transcription factor codes for MQLDKIVHYHKALADPTRVRMLILLAKGELTGLELANRLCLSPATITHHAAKLRTVGLINERRDKNAIFFTLNRYFLTQYSRALETLITQSAASEGKEDAMEPLGAKLQQSVIRNFFTAEGRLKHIPVQLKKKLIVLEHLAGKLEPGKSYTEKEINEFILQFHPDFATIRRELIMHAFMYREQDIYELNPREMWEDWEKLS; via the coding sequence ATGCAGCTCGACAAAATCGTTCATTACCATAAGGCGTTGGCCGATCCGACCCGGGTGCGGATGCTCATTTTGCTGGCCAAAGGGGAGCTTACCGGGCTGGAGCTGGCTAACCGGCTGTGCCTGTCCCCCGCCACAATTACCCATCATGCGGCCAAGCTGCGCACCGTCGGGTTGATTAACGAAAGACGGGACAAAAACGCCATTTTTTTTACGCTGAACCGTTATTTTTTAACCCAGTATTCGCGGGCACTGGAGACGTTGATTACGCAGTCCGCAGCAAGCGAAGGAAAGGAGGACGCCATGGAACCTTTGGGCGCCAAGCTGCAGCAGTCGGTGATCCGCAATTTCTTCACCGCCGAAGGAAGGCTGAAGCATATCCCGGTGCAGCTGAAGAAGAAGCTGATTGTGCTGGAGCATCTCGCCGGGAAGCTTGAGCCGGGCAAATCGTATACGGAGAAGGAAATCAACGAATTCATTCTTCAATTCCACCCCGATTTCGCCACCATCCGGCGGGAATTGATTATGCACGCCTTCATGTACCGGGAGCAGGACATTTACGAGCTTAACCCGAGGGAAATGTGGGAGG